The genomic stretch TTGAAATTACGAAAAATAAGGTAATTGTTATAAACAATAACTTACGAGCTTGTTCAAATAAAATCATGTTATTCTCCAAAAATTTAAAATGTTGTTTATTGAATTATTTTTGTTCAAAAATCTTACTTATTTAGTTGAAAGCATCGCATCACTAGCTTCAGCTTTTATATCTTTTGTCGCCTGACGATCTTCTTTTTCTGCACCTTTAGTTTTTCCACTAGGTTTATAGTCTGGGTTTTGAATCGCATTACTGATACCGTCTTGAGTCTCAGTATCGAATTTTTGAGATTCTTCCATTTGTGACTCTGTTTTACCTTCAAGATTTTTGTCACTTGCCTCTGTTTTTTCTTCTCCCATAGCTATTTGATTAACAGGAAGATTAACCGATGACATTGACAATGTTAAAGTAGAACGATCGTTTCCAATAAAACCAAAAGCTGTAGCTGTTAAGAACAATAAAACTACACTAATAGTTATAAATAATAACTTTCGTGCTTGTTGAAATAAAATCATTTTCTTCTCCAAAAAATTTAATATTTTAAGATTTGTATTTATGTTTCGTCAATTATTTATTAAACAGTGGAATTCGCTAAATTAATTTATAGATTATACGGTTTATTATTAACTTATAATTATCTAGCTAATCCACTCTAAAAGTGTCTTATAGCAAAATTATCTTGATGGGATTAACCCTCGAAACAAAAGTTAGAGATCAGAGTGTTAGTCGGTCGCTTTTTTTGCTTCATCTTTAACATCTTCAACAGTGTGTTTAACTTTAGCTTCTGCTTGTTTTGCCTTTCCAGCTACTTGATTTTTAGGATCATCCGTCATATTTCCATAGGTTTCTTGAATTTTTCCTTCAACATTTTTAGCCGTTGCTTTAGCTTTATCTTTTAAGCCCATAATCTATTTTTAATTTATTTTAAAAATTTGGTTAAATAACAAGCTAATTTTTACTATTATTAAAAATTTACGCACCTTAAGTTCAAAGTTATATTTAAAAATATTTTATAAAATTTAAACAAACTTTTATTAAGTATATAGCAATAAAAATTAAGGTTAAAAATTAACTTATTACTCTTTTATATTAATTCTAATTCTATAAAGACTGTGTACGATATAGTACATAAAATAATATTTTTAAATTAAACAGCGTTATCTATATACTTTTGAGAGAATATTAAGAAAATATGTTATAAAAAATAACCCTAAATATAAAGACTATTTTTAACTAAGTTTTTGTTATTGATTAATTAAGTTTTTGTTATTGATGAAGATCTAAAGTCCTCTAGTCTTAATCTTTATCAGTAAATATTGATTCGTTTAAGGCTTATATTGATCGAGTAAGTAATTTTACGGAAGTTGCGAAAAAAAATATTAACAACAGTGAAAATAGAAAAAAATTTGAACAAATATAGTTAATATGACTTATAAATAAGTTAATATCTTTACAAATATTCAAGAATTAACAATTGAGGGGGACAACCTTGTCTTTATTCTTATCTCGAACCCACGGCGAAAACCATTATAATCGCAAATCATCTCCTACAAAAACTAAAAGAAAACAACCTCCTTCCAGAAAACCCTCTGGAGTCGGCACAAGTTCTCTTAATGGCAGAGTCATTAAAACAAGTAATGTGGTTTCTCCCAATCAATCCATTACATCGGAGAATAAGTCGAACGATAGTTTAGGAAATGTCATACTCAGTAACGTTTTCCGATTAGCAATTATCGGGGTAGGCATGGGAACTATTTTTGGAAGTATTTTGGCAAATATTGATTTAACTAAGCCTTTATTTCCTGATGTAAATTTACCTTTTATTGATAGTTTGTTAACAAAAATTACTCAAAATAAATTAGAAGTACCAACAAATACTATTGAGTCTCAACGTAAAAATGAATCAGAGGAAAAAACTAATAATAATGAATCTCTGACATTTACTCAAGAATTAGGAGATCTGAAAAACAAATTTATTCAATTAAAAACTAAGTATCCGAACTTAGAACCGGGTGCGTTTTTTGTGGACTTAGATAACGGCTCTTTTGTAAATTTTAACGGCACAACCACTTTCTCAGCCGCTAGTACCATCAAAATCCCTATATTGGTGGCATTTTTTCAAGATGTAGATGCAGGAAAAATTTATTTGGATGAACAACTTGCCACTAGTGCTAAAAATATCGGTAGTGGTTCAGGTGGAATGCAATATCAACCAATAGGTACAAAATATACTGCGATTCACACCGCTACAGAAATGATTATTAATAGTGATAATACTGCTACTAATATGATTATTGAGCGTTTAGGAGGTAAAGATGAATTAAATAAACGATTTAAAGAGTGGGGATTAGATGTCACATTAATTAATAATTCTTTACCTGATTTAGAAGGTACAAATACCACCAGTCCAAAGGATTTAGCCATTACCTTAGCTAAAGTTAATCAAGGAGAATTGATCTCTTTACGATCGCGCGATCGATTGTTAGATATAATGAGACAAACTCGCACCAGAACCTTATTACCCCAAGGCATCGAAAAAGATGCAACGATCGCCCATAAAACAGGGGATATAGGCACAATATTAGGAGATGCAGGAATTGTGGATATACCGACAGGAAAACGATATATCGGGGGAGTTTTAGTTAAACGTCCTTATAATGATTATTCCGCTAGAACATTGATACAAGAAATTTCCCGCACTGCCTATCAACATTTTAAATGGTATCAACCACGTCCCTCTTTACAAACTTCTTCTAATGCCTCTAATACAACATCAAGCAATTAATTAGGGGTTGCTGAAAAAGTTTTTTGGTGAGGGTAGGAGAGAGGAGTTAGGACAGAGGAGATAGGAGACGATAAGAATTGACTTAAACATTGAAATTGTTAAGGGTTTTTTATCAACTATTTAACCTAATACCTAATACCTTGCTCTTACCTATAAATCTGGCATTGAACTGAAGTGGTTAACTGGCTCGTTTATAAGCCTCGTCTAGCACTTCTGAAAGAGTTGGATGTGCGTGGATATTAAAAGCTAAATTATGCACTGATTCCCGATTGGCGATCGCATTAGCCGCCTCTTGAATTAAATCTGAAGCATGAATCCCGATAATATGAACACCGAGTAACTCTCCTGTATCTTTACGATAAATTATCTTTGCGATACCATCAGTTTCTTTCTCTGCAAGGGCTTTAGAATTACCTTTAAAGAAGGTTTTAGCTGTTGCTACTTCAAAATTTTCATTTTTCCCCAATTCTTTTGCCTGAGGTTCATTTAAACCCACATAGCTGATTTCGGGATGGGTGAAAGCCGCCGCCGGGATACTACGATAATCGATCGATTTTTCGTTGCCACACATATTCTCTACGGCTATAATACCCTGTCCTGAAGCCGCATGGGCTAACATCATTTTACCGTTAGCATCACCCACTGCCCAAAGATGAGGTACAACTTCACCATTTTTCAATACCTGCATTTTGTCGTTAACAGGGATAAAACCTCTTTCTGTTTCAATACCGAGATTTTCTAAGCCTAAGTTTTTGGTAGCGGGGATTCTTCCTGTTGCCACCAAACAAGCATCCACTTCTAATACTTCTACTACTTCTTTTGTTTTAGCATCAGTAAGTTCGATCGTAACTGGATTACCGGGGGTAATTTTGGTAGCGAAAACTCCTGTATAGGTTTCGATGTCACGACTATTAATTAAAACTTTTTCTGCAATTTTAGCAATATCTGGATCAAAGGTAGGCATTAATTGATCTAACGCTTCAATCATAGTAATTTCACTACCCAACGCTGTATAAACATCAGCAAATTCTAAACCAATATAACCACTTCCAATAATGGCTATCCACTGGGGTAAAGATTCCAATTTGACAGCTTGATCGCTAGTATAAACGGTTTTGCCATCAACTTCCACACCTCTAGGCACGAAGGGAGTTGAGCCGGGGCAGAGCATAATTTCTTTAGCAGTAAAAACTTTTTCGCCGTTGTCGGTGATAACTCCTACTTTTTGAGATGCTAAAACTTTTCCCCAACCTCTAATAATATCCACCTTAAGACGGGTTAAACTATTAGTTAAATCTGATTGAATTTTGCTTACTAAATCGTTAGCATGATCAGCTATGAGTTTTCGATCGAAACTAACACCACCAACATTAACTCCCATACTCTGTAAATGTTCGTTATGGGATAATTCTCTCACTTTGCCTGATGCGGCTAACAAGGCTTTAGAAGGGATACAACCACGATTAACACAAGTGCCTCCCATATCTCCCGCTTCGACAATAGCAGTTTTCAAACCCATTTTAACAGCATGAAGTGCCGCGCCATGACCACCAACACCAGCACCTATAATGATTAAATCATAATCAAACTGACTCATATTCTTTATTATAAAAATTCGATCGAGATAACCTTTCTATTTTAAAGTTGATGGGATGTTTCAGGCAAAGTAATTATTAGCTGATAGTTGACAGTTGACAGTTGACAGTTGACAGTTGACAGTTGACAGTTGATTGCTAATTACTAATTGCCGATATTTTGGTTTGCGTAACCTCAGTAAATATATATGATGAAAATAGAGCAAATAAACTTATACAATTTATCGATACCTTTCATTCATCCATTTAGATTTAGCAACGGTGAATTATTAAGTCATACTTGCTTAATTGTCGCTGTAAAAAGTGAAGGTATAACGGGATGGGGAGAATGTCCAACTTTTGAGCAACCTTATTATACTTATGAAACAATTACTACTGCTATTCATATTCTCAAAGATTTTTTAATCCCAAAACTTTTGGGTAAAAATATTAATTCTCCTACAGAAATCAGGGAGTTGCTCGGTTTTGTGCGAGGACATAATATGGCAAAATCAGCTTTAGACTGTGCTGTTTGGGATGTCTTTGCTAAACAAAAGAATATTCCCTTATCTCAATTATTAGGAGGTGTTAGGGATAAAGTAAAGGTGGGTGTTAGTGTTTCTTTAGAGAAAGATATAGAGTTGTTATTAGCAAGAGTGGGGCATTATGTTTATGAAGGTTATCAAAGGATTAAGTTAAAAATTTCTCCCCAATGGGGAATAAAACCCTTACAAGCAGTCAGAGAAAAATATCCCGATTTGATGTTGATGGCTGATGCTAACTCTGCTTTTACCCTTGATGATTTACCTTTATTTCAAGAGATGGATAAGTTAAACTTGGTGATGATCGAGCAACCTTTGGCTTATGATGATTTATTAGATCATAGTTATCTACAATCTTCCATTAAAACTCCTATATGTCTTGATGAAAGCATTAACTCTGTTCATGATACTCGATTAGCGATCGAGCTTAAATCAGCACAGGTAATTAACTTAAAAATTTCGAGGGTTGGAGGTATAACAAATGCTTTAGAAATTCATGATTTATGCCAACAAGCGGGAATCAAATTATGGTGTGGAGGAATGCTAGAATCAGGAATAGGTAGAGCGACAAATCTACATATCGCTAGTTTACCGAATTTTGTTTTACCGGCGGATATTTCTGCTACTAACCGCTATTTTGAGGAAGATATAACTAATACTCCTGCCCAATTAAACTGTGCAGATTCAACTATTGATGTACCAAAAAATATCGGTATTGGAGTAGAAGTTGTAGAAGAAATGATTTTCAAGTATCAAATCTAGCCTAAGGATATAGTAGAATATTAAGTTATTTTAAGAAATGTCTCGGAATCATAAAATATCCCGTACTTTTAATGGTGCTGAAAATTATCACAACATCGCTCAATAATATTCTACAAGATAACATCACGATCACTGGTTCTTGCTCGATCGCCCTTGGTAATTTTGATGGCATTCATAAAGGACATCAGCAGGTAATTCAGCCCATTTTTGACTATCCCGATTCAACTCCTTCTTTAGTAACTTTCATACCTCATCCTGAAGAATTTTTTACTGGGACAAAAAAACTACTTCTTACCCCTATTCCTGAAAAATGTAGAATATTAGAACAATTGGGAGTTGAACAATTAATATTATTACCTTTCGATCAAGAATTAGCCCATTTAAGTCCAGAAGAATTTATTAATAAGATTTTAATTAAATATATTAAAGCTCAATTTATTAGTGTTGGAGAAGATTTTCGATTCGGTTATCAAAGACAAGGCAATGCTGAATATTTACAAATATTAGCGAATAAATATGATGTAAAAGTAAGCATTACTAAAGAACAAAATTTAACTATCAATCAAGAGTCAATAAGAATTAGTAGTTCTTATATTCGGGAGAGTCTTGAGTCAGGGAAAACTGAATTAGCGAAAGAAATGTTAGGACGAGAATATCAAATTTGTGGGAAAGTTATTGAAGGAAAAAAATTAGGCCGACAAATAGGTTTCCCTACAGCAAATTTAGAAGTTGTGCCAGAAAAATTTTTACCAAAAATTGGAGTTTATATCGTTAAAGTGGGATTTGATAATAAGAATTATTGGGGAGTAATGAACATAGGAAAACGTCCTACTATTGATGGTAAAAATATCTCGATCGAGGTTCATTTACTAGATTTTAATGGTAATTTATACCATAAAAATTTAACGTTGAAATTAATTAAGTTTCTGCGTTCTGAACAAAAATTTTCTTCTTTAGATGAGCTAAAAACACAGATACAGCTTGACACAAACCAAGCATTTTTTTTTCTGGAACATCAATATTCGCTTAAAAATAAGATGTAAAAAATAATTATAATATTTGACTTATGCAGAAAATGATAATCTCAATAATGTTATACTTTGAACCAAAATGACCTAATTTTTACGTTAAAATAGATAATAGTCAAAAGATAAAAGTTTTATCAATTTTTTGTTTATTAAAATGTTTAACTTTTACGAGTTGAGAACAAGTTTAGCTTGATAAGTTTAAATGTTCCTAAGTATTTTCTAAGTATATTTTCGGATATTCTGTTTATTTGTGCCTTTTTTCTGTATATTATACTTAGTGGTTTTTTTTACCCATCAAGTCCTGACACTATATTTCATATTTTTATTACAATATCATCTTCATGACTCACACTTTCCTTTTAGAACCTAGCAGTTGGATTATTAAAGGTACATGGCTTGATAAAAATCAAACTTCTTACCCTTTTCAAGGTGCTACTATTATTACTTGGGATCAAGCAAATTGGTTTTCTATCAAAACTAAAATTGTTTTTCCTAAAAGCGATCGAGATGGTATTAGTTATGAATATAAAGGATTTTTACCGGCTAAGAAAACTCAATACACTTATGTTTTAAAAAGGAGTGATTTTGAGAAAATAGAAGGAGAAGGATGGTTAAGTACAGATTCTATTATTCAAAGATACTGGGTATTAGGAGATAACCGCCGTTTAAATGGTTTTGAGACCTTTTTTCGTTTGGATGAAGACACTTATCATCTTACCAGTGGTATGATGGCAGGAAATCATCTTTACAATACTTTAGAAGGAATTTTAGAACGTCACGGCTAAAATGTTAAAACATAAGTCAAAATAAGAATAGATTAAGATTTGATATATAACTTAAATCATGAGTTTAGGGAAAAAAGATAATCGTATATTAGGCGATCGTTATCAATTAGTAGAACTAATTGGTTCAGGTGCTATGGGACAAGTTTATAGAGCCGAAGATCAAGTATTAGGTGGCGTAACCGTAGCCGTCAAATTCCTATCCCAAACTCTACTTAACGAAAAAATGCGTCATCGCTTTGAAAGAGAAGCTACTATTAGTGCTCTTTTGGGAGAAAAAAGTATTCATATCATCCGAGTCAGAGATTATGGTATTGACGAGAATGAAGTCCCTTACTACGTTATGGAATTTTTAGAAGGACAGAGTTTGAGCGATATTATTAAATTTCAACCTCTCGAGTTAAAACGATTCCTTTACATCACCCGTCAAATTTGTGTGGGAATGGATACCGCTCATAGTGGAATAATGCTACACAAAGAACTTTGCCAAGTAGTACATAGGGATATCAAACCTAGCAATGTCTCTGTAATGCAAGATCCTACGCTGGGAGAGTTAGTAAAAATTCTCGATTTTGGAATTGCAAAATTAGTACAGGCGAATGCGACTCAAACTCATTCATTTATGGGAACTTTGGCTTATTGTTCTCCCGAACAAATGGAGGGCAAAGAGTTAGATAATCGATCGGACATTTACAGTTTAGGGGTGATGATGTATGAAATGTTAACCCTAGAAATGCCTATTTTACCAGAAACTTCTTCTTTTGGAGCGTGGTATAAAGCACATCATGATTTCCAACCTCGCCCTTTTGATCCCCATTTAAAGATACCTTCAGATTTAAAAAATATTATCCTGAAGTGTATGGCAAAATCCAGAGACGATCGTCCTCAAACCGTTGCAGAAATTTTAAGGATAATTGAAAGAATAGAGAAACAAAATAATCGCAATAATGAAGGAAAAGTTACCAATTATTCTGGTCAGCAAACAATTATAGCCGATCAAGGACAAGGAAAAAATCAAAGTCAAAATCAAAGTCAAGATAAAACAGAATTTTCAGAAACTGTAGTCGCACCTTCTCAGAAATCTCAATCCCAAGTATCAAAAGACACAAAACTTACTTGGCCTAAAAATAAGCCGATACAAAAAATAGTTTTCCCTCGTATAGTTAATACTCAAACGGAAACCTATCCTAGTTTGTGGGTAATGCTAGATAAGCAAGATATTTTGAATCGTATCGTTAGTATCCGCTATAATCAATTTTTGTTTCTTAGTTCACCCCATCCGATGATTCTTTGGATTACAGTTATTTATAATCCTACTTATGGTCCTCGCTGGTTGCCGTGTTATTTAGATTTAAAGAGTGAAAGTTCTCGACAAGTGGTGTCTTCTTTAGCGGAATTGGGTAGTTATAAAATCCTCTTTTTTGCTTTAGAAGAACCGGAAAAATGTCATCATAGTATGATTTCCACGATCGCCTCCAATCAATGTGCTATCATGCGAGACTGGGTAAAAAACAGCACTAACTTTAGTGACAAGGGAGACGCCAATCTCAGTCGCAAACGGTTGAGGGATGAATTTGAGCGATTAAAACCTCGTATTGTACAAAAATTAGCAGAAAGCTATAATTAGAGTGCACTGAAAAAGTCTTGGGAGCATCCCATTTTTGCAGAGACACTATATCGTGTTCAAGAGTCTGAATTTTCTCGTGATTAAAATTTAATCTCTTTTTCTCAGACTCAGATCTTGCACCTGATTAAGCAAAAATCAAAAAATTGATCAAACAAACTGGATGTGAAGTGATATTTTTGCCGAGCTACTCACCAGATTTAAACAAGATAGAAAAATTCTGGGCAAGACTCAAAAATTATGTAAGTAAAATTATCACAGAAGGTAAAAATTTGATTGATGCAGTGAATGAGGCATTTATAGTTTTGTCCTAATCAACTCGTTTTCTGCTATATTTTAATTCATGTTTTAAATCAGCAACTCCTTTTTTAATTGATAATTTTTAGGACTTTGGGCAAATTTGCGTTTAAAGGCGGTGCTAAAGGCTTCGGGATTAGAATAACCTACCCTAGTGGCAATTTGAGCGATGGTTAAGTTAGAGTCTCTCAATAATTCTTGTGCTTGTTGCATTCGACAATTATATAAATAACCGAATACGGTTGTGCTGAATAATTCCTTAAATCCTTGTTTTAATTTACGATCGTTCAATCCTACTTTTCTCGCTAATTCATTTAAGGAAGGAGGATTTAGGGAAGACTTGATTAAAATATCTTTGGCATATTCTACTCGATCGAGATCATCTTTTTTGAGACTCGATTTTTGAGGAATAAATGGACATGAATTACAACAATTAAATTGCAAAGCAAATAATTCTAAGGCTTTACTTTCTAAATATAATTGCTTCATTAAACCATGATACGGACATTGATAAATTTGATGTAAGGCTTTTTCCATTTCTGGAGTATTTTTCCCTAACGGTAAATGAAATCTGGAAGATTGATCGTGAAACAGCGAGGTACGATTTTTATTAATTAACTCTAGCACGGGATTAGAGGGAGTTTTTTTCTCCAAGCAAAAACCATGAAAATAATCTAATGGTGCATAAATACTGATTACTTTAATTTCTGTACTACAAGACCATTTTTCCACTTCAGCTAAATCAGGCAAATGGTAAAGATAGTTTTGTCCTCGTGATTCAGTATAATTTGGTTTAATTTCCGATGTGTTGAGAGTTTCTACGGTTGACATTCCCGAAAGATAAAAATGTGCTGTCAAGGGGAAAATATTTTCATGTTTCCTCTCTAAGTACATAGTTTCTCTCAATTGTACATGGATAATTTCGATAGTTAATCCCCCTCTTAAACTAATCTGACGATTGTATCCTTTCCCTAGTCTTGGGGAAAAATGAATAATTGTCTCTTCATTATTAGTTTCAAAGGTTAACTCACTCCAATCGACAATTCTTTCACTCTTACGGCGACGATTTGGTAAAAGGATAATAGTATTGGGATCGAATATTACAGAATTATCCATAGGAATTATAAGAAAATTGATAACTATGAAAACTAAAAACTATTCTCATTGATTCTC from Geminocystis sp. NIES-3709 encodes the following:
- a CDS encoding CsbD family protein → MGLKDKAKATAKNVEGKIQETYGNMTDDPKNQVAGKAKQAEAKVKHTVEDVKDEAKKATD
- a CDS encoding serine hydrolase, which encodes MSLFLSRTHGENHYNRKSSPTKTKRKQPPSRKPSGVGTSSLNGRVIKTSNVVSPNQSITSENKSNDSLGNVILSNVFRLAIIGVGMGTIFGSILANIDLTKPLFPDVNLPFIDSLLTKITQNKLEVPTNTIESQRKNESEEKTNNNESLTFTQELGDLKNKFIQLKTKYPNLEPGAFFVDLDNGSFVNFNGTTTFSAASTIKIPILVAFFQDVDAGKIYLDEQLATSAKNIGSGSGGMQYQPIGTKYTAIHTATEMIINSDNTATNMIIERLGGKDELNKRFKEWGLDVTLINNSLPDLEGTNTTSPKDLAITLAKVNQGELISLRSRDRLLDIMRQTRTRTLLPQGIEKDATIAHKTGDIGTILGDAGIVDIPTGKRYIGGVLVKRPYNDYSARTLIQEISRTAYQHFKWYQPRPSLQTSSNASNTTSSN
- the lpdA gene encoding dihydrolipoyl dehydrogenase: MSQFDYDLIIIGAGVGGHGAALHAVKMGLKTAIVEAGDMGGTCVNRGCIPSKALLAASGKVRELSHNEHLQSMGVNVGGVSFDRKLIADHANDLVSKIQSDLTNSLTRLKVDIIRGWGKVLASQKVGVITDNGEKVFTAKEIMLCPGSTPFVPRGVEVDGKTVYTSDQAVKLESLPQWIAIIGSGYIGLEFADVYTALGSEITMIEALDQLMPTFDPDIAKIAEKVLINSRDIETYTGVFATKITPGNPVTIELTDAKTKEVVEVLEVDACLVATGRIPATKNLGLENLGIETERGFIPVNDKMQVLKNGEVVPHLWAVGDANGKMMLAHAASGQGIIAVENMCGNEKSIDYRSIPAAAFTHPEISYVGLNEPQAKELGKNENFEVATAKTFFKGNSKALAEKETDGIAKIIYRKDTGELLGVHIIGIHASDLIQEAANAIANRESVHNLAFNIHAHPTLSEVLDEAYKRAS
- the menC gene encoding o-succinylbenzoate synthase, with product MMKIEQINLYNLSIPFIHPFRFSNGELLSHTCLIVAVKSEGITGWGECPTFEQPYYTYETITTAIHILKDFLIPKLLGKNINSPTEIRELLGFVRGHNMAKSALDCAVWDVFAKQKNIPLSQLLGGVRDKVKVGVSVSLEKDIELLLARVGHYVYEGYQRIKLKISPQWGIKPLQAVREKYPDLMLMADANSAFTLDDLPLFQEMDKLNLVMIEQPLAYDDLLDHSYLQSSIKTPICLDESINSVHDTRLAIELKSAQVINLKISRVGGITNALEIHDLCQQAGIKLWCGGMLESGIGRATNLHIASLPNFVLPADISATNRYFEEDITNTPAQLNCADSTIDVPKNIGIGVEVVEEMIFKYQI
- a CDS encoding bifunctional riboflavin kinase/FAD synthetase, coding for MVLKIITTSLNNILQDNITITGSCSIALGNFDGIHKGHQQVIQPIFDYPDSTPSLVTFIPHPEEFFTGTKKLLLTPIPEKCRILEQLGVEQLILLPFDQELAHLSPEEFINKILIKYIKAQFISVGEDFRFGYQRQGNAEYLQILANKYDVKVSITKEQNLTINQESIRISSSYIRESLESGKTELAKEMLGREYQICGKVIEGKKLGRQIGFPTANLEVVPEKFLPKIGVYIVKVGFDNKNYWGVMNIGKRPTIDGKNISIEVHLLDFNGNLYHKNLTLKLIKFLRSEQKFSSLDELKTQIQLDTNQAFFFLEHQYSLKNKM
- a CDS encoding serine/threonine-protein kinase; this translates as MSLGKKDNRILGDRYQLVELIGSGAMGQVYRAEDQVLGGVTVAVKFLSQTLLNEKMRHRFEREATISALLGEKSIHIIRVRDYGIDENEVPYYVMEFLEGQSLSDIIKFQPLELKRFLYITRQICVGMDTAHSGIMLHKELCQVVHRDIKPSNVSVMQDPTLGELVKILDFGIAKLVQANATQTHSFMGTLAYCSPEQMEGKELDNRSDIYSLGVMMYEMLTLEMPILPETSSFGAWYKAHHDFQPRPFDPHLKIPSDLKNIILKCMAKSRDDRPQTVAEILRIIERIEKQNNRNNEGKVTNYSGQQTIIADQGQGKNQSQNQSQDKTEFSETVVAPSQKSQSQVSKDTKLTWPKNKPIQKIVFPRIVNTQTETYPSLWVMLDKQDILNRIVSIRYNQFLFLSSPHPMILWITVIYNPTYGPRWLPCYLDLKSESSRQVVSSLAELGSYKILFFALEEPEKCHHSMISTIASNQCAIMRDWVKNSTNFSDKGDANLSRKRLRDEFERLKPRIVQKLAESYN
- a CDS encoding transposase; protein product: MIKQTGCEVIFLPSYSPDLNKIEKFWARLKNYVSKIITEGKNLIDAVNEAFIVLS
- a CDS encoding helix-turn-helix transcriptional regulator; translation: MDNSVIFDPNTIILLPNRRRKSERIVDWSELTFETNNEETIIHFSPRLGKGYNRQISLRGGLTIEIIHVQLRETMYLERKHENIFPLTAHFYLSGMSTVETLNTSEIKPNYTESRGQNYLYHLPDLAEVEKWSCSTEIKVISIYAPLDYFHGFCLEKKTPSNPVLELINKNRTSLFHDQSSRFHLPLGKNTPEMEKALHQIYQCPYHGLMKQLYLESKALELFALQFNCCNSCPFIPQKSSLKKDDLDRVEYAKDILIKSSLNPPSLNELARKVGLNDRKLKQGFKELFSTTVFGYLYNCRMQQAQELLRDSNLTIAQIATRVGYSNPEAFSTAFKRKFAQSPKNYQLKKELLI